In Dama dama isolate Ldn47 chromosome X, ASM3311817v1, whole genome shotgun sequence, one genomic interval encodes:
- the LOC133053079 gene encoding eukaryotic translation elongation factor 1 epsilon-1-like, producing MAAAAELTLLEKSLGLSKGNKYSAQGERQIPVLQTNNGPSLTGLTTIAAHLVKQANKEYLLGSTPEEKAVVQQWLEYRVTRVDGHSSKDDIRAVLKDLNSYLEDKVYLTGYNFTLADILLYYGLHRFIVDLTVQEKEKYLNVSRWFCHIQHCPGIRQHLSSVVFMKNRLYTNSQ from the coding sequence ATGGCGGCGGCCGCGGAGCTGACGCTGCTGGAGAAGTCTCTGGGGCTGAGTAAAGGGAACAAGTATAGCGCTCAGGGCGAGCGCCAGATTCCAGTTCTTCAGACGAACAATGGTCCAAGTCTAACAGGACTGACTACCATAGCCGCTCACCTCGTCAAGCAGGCCAACAAGGAGTATTTGCTGGGGAGCACGCCGGAGGAGAAAGCCGTGGTTCAGCAGTGGCTAGAATACAGGGTGACTCGAGTGGACGGGCACTCCAGCAAGGACGACATCCGCGCTGTGCTGAAGGATCTTAATTCATATCTTGAAGATAAAGTCTACCTTACAGGATATAACTTCACATTAGCAGATATCCTATTATATTATGGGCTTCATCGCTTTATTGTTGATCTGACAGttcaagagaaggagaaatatcttaACGTGTCGCGCTGGTTTTGTCACATTCAGCACTGTCCAGGGATTAGGCAGCATCTGTCTAGTGTTGTCTTCATGAAGAACAGACTGTATACTAATTCCCAGTAG